Sequence from the Methanobrevibacter arboriphilus genome:
CATATATTTGTTTAGCCAATTATATTTGTCAAGTGCAATTTCAAGATTCATAAGCTCTATAGAATCTGAAACTGAACTAGAATATATATTACTTTGATCCATCTGGAGAAAAGATCCTGCTCTTTCATTTTCAGAAGTATCTACTCCTACTTTAAGTAAGGTATCTTTTACTTTCCTTGGAACATCTTGAATACTATCTACAGTTTCATGTTCCTCTTTATCCTCTTTTATAAATTCTTCCATGTCAATATCGGATCCAATAGCTGCTTTTTTATTTTTTGCTTTTTCAGCTTTTTGTAATACATTTCGCACACTCAACACATCCTTTAAATCCTTCTTTCCTTATATCGTGTAATATTTCATTAGGGTTTCCAGAACAAGCTATTTTTCCATCCATTAATACATGAGCCATATCTGCTCCAACGAAGTTAAGTATGTAACCTAAATGAGTAATAAGTAAACCTGATCTCATTCTTTGGCCTGGTTTTTTATCTTTATCTAGTAACACATTTATTTCTTCAGCAAGTAATTCTACATTTTCAATATCAACACCAGAATCTGGTTCATCAAACATTGTAAAATCTGGTTTTTGAGCAAGTAATTGAAGTATTTCAGATCTTTTGACTTCTCCTCCAGAAAATCCAAGATTCACATCCCTTTCAAGAAAATCTTCGTCGAATTTAAGTTTATCTGCAAGTAACTGCATTTCAGGAGTAAGATTTTCATCCTTTATATCCTGCCCACTTTCTACTTTAAGTAAATCTTTTAAATTCACTCCTCTAATTGCTGGAGGGTTTTGAAAACTGACACCAATTCCTCTTTTTACTCTTTCTGTTGTATTAAGATTGGTTATATCTTCTCCTTTAAATAATATACTACCATTAACAATCTTATATTTTGGAAATCCAAGAATGCTCATAAACAATGTACTTTTACCACTTCCATTTGGTCCTAATAGTACATGAGTTTCTCCTTCCTTTATAGTTAAATCTATGTCTTTTAAAACTCGCCTTCCATTAACTTCAACAGCTAAATCAGTTATTTCAAGTAACATAATTCACCACCTATTATTTTTAAAATATTATTATATTGAAAACTTTATTTATAATAAATTAATCATTTAAATAGATTAATAATTTAAATAGATTAATCATATTGAAAAGTTAGTTATATATTTATCTTTTAAATTATAAATATTATTAACTTATAGCTCATTGAATTTATTTAATAAAGAATTAAATAAATTTATCATTAAGTAAATATTTCATTAAATAGTGTATCATAATTGAATCTATCCTATATATAAAGAGATTATTTTATTATTTAGAAACTATATATATTATTTTTTATTTTTTAATATTATACTTTATTTTTTAATATTATATTTATCATTATTATTATTTATTTTTTTATTTTTACGTATGGCTAATTATTTTATTTGTTAAAGAAGCCTACAATGATGATATTTTTTATTAATATTCTGCAAACTATTTTTTTTATTTATAATAAGATATTATAATTATTAATATTAATTTTAAATCTATTTAAACTGATTAAAATTGAAATTAACACTTAAAATTACTTTTCAATTAGTTTTAGGGCTATTGAATACTTACTTATTTAGTTTTATTATTACTCTGTTAAAACTTAATATCATATATAAACTTTTCGACTTTAATTTCTAAGTAACCTTTATATTAATAATATTCCTAATGTATTAACAGTACATTAATGTAAAGCTGAGCTAGCTCATTGAGGTACACTTAAAATTCAACATTAATAAATTTCGCCGAAAATATTTCTGAAATTATCTTTTAGATTATTTTTTAGCTATTTATTGTATGCTGTTTTTTTAAATATACATGTATATGTAATTAAATTGGATTCAATAAGATAATATCCTATTATATAAAATCTTCTATCATGTAGGTTATACTATACAATGGATATAATGTAATATAGATTATATTATTAATTAGGATGATTATTGGATTTAGAAAATATTTATAAATATAAATAAAATATAAGATAAAATATATTAAATGGAGGAAACTCTATGGCTGAAGATGACGTAAAAATTGTAATGTTTTGTTGCAACTGGTGTTCCTATGGAGGAGCAGACACTGCAGGTACAGCAAGAATGCAATACCCACCGAATATTAGGGTTATTAGGGTAATGTGTTCTGGAAGAATTGAACCTCAGTTTATATTGAAAGCATTCCGTGAAGGAGCAGATGGTGTAATAGTTGCAGGATGCCATCACGGAGACTGCCATTATGATGCAGGTAACTACAAATTAGACAGAAGAATGAGATTAGTTTATAAGTTAGCTGAAGATATGGGTATTGGAAAAGAGAGAATATACCATGATTGGATTTCTGCATCTGAAGGTGAAAAATTTGCAGAAACTGTTAAAATGATGGTAAATCGTATCAAAGAGTTAGGTCCTGCACCTTTAAAAGAACAACTCGACGCTGAAGCTTAATCGGAGGAAATAAAATGGCAGAAAAAGCAAAAATAGGAACTATGTGGCTCGGAGGGTGCTCTGGTTGTCACTTATCTATTGCTGATTTTCACGAATCTTTATTAGATGTTTTAGAATTAGCTGATTTCGAATTCTCACCAGTTTTAATGGATACAAAATACGATGAAATACCTGAAATGGATGTATTGATTGTTGAAGGTGGAATTCGTAATGAAGAAAATAGAGAATTAGCTGAAGAATTAAGAGAAAAAGCAAAATTTGTTATATGTTACGGAACTTGTTCTACATATGGTGGAATACCTGGACTTGGTAATTTATATACTGTAGAAGAATTAGAAAAAGAAGCATATATCAACTCTCCAAGTACTCCTAATGAAGAAGGAATTATTCCTAATGAAGATGTACCAGCATTAGAAAGTAGACTTAGACCTTTAGGAGAAGTAATCGATGTGGATTTAATTGTCCCAGGTTGTCCTCCAAGATCTGATGTTGTAGCTGAAGCTGTTCTATCATTATTAAGAGGAGAAACTGTAGAACTCCCTACTACTAACCTTTGTGAAGTTTGTCCAAGAGAAAAACCACCTGAAGGTTTATCCATGGATTTCATTAAAAGACAATTTGAAATTGGAAAACCTGAAGATGATTTATGTTTAATACCTCAAGGTTTAATCTGTATGGGACCAGCTACTGTATCATTATGTGGTGCAGAATGCCCATCTATAGCTATCCAATGTAGAGGTTGTTATGGACCTACTGCTAAAGTTAAAGATCAAGGTGCTAAAATGATTAGTGCTATTGCATCTGATTATGGAGTAGAAGAAGATAAAACTATTGACCCAGAACAAGTAGCTGATCAATTAGATGATATTGTTGGTACTTTCTATACTTACACTTTACCAGCTGCTTTAATACCTGCAAAAATGCAAAATGGGGGTAAATAAATGGTAAAACTTACTATGGAACCTGTAACTCGTATTGAAGGGCATGCAAAAATCACTGTCCAACTTGACGATGCAGGGAACGTACAAGATACAAGATTACATGTAATGGAATTTAGAGGATTTGAAAAATTCATGCAAGGACGTCCTGTTGAAGAAGCTCCAAGGATTGTTCCTAGAATTTGTGGTATTTGTGATGTACAACACCACTTAGCTGCTGCAAAAGCGGCTGATCAATGTTATGGATTTGAAGATAATGATATTTTACCGGCTGCTTATAAAATGAGAGAATTAATGAACTGGGGTTCATTTATGCATTCTCATGCTTTACACTTTTATTTCTTAGCAGCTCCGGATTTAGTCATTCCTGATGGAAATAGAAAAACAAGAAATGTTTTCCAAATCATTAAAGATATGCCTGATGTAGCATTACAAGCTATTCAAATGAGGAAAAATGGTTTAGATATTGTTAAAGCTGTTGGTGGAAGACCAATTCACCCAACTTCATCAACTCCTGGTGGAATATCCACTGAACTCGATGCTGAAACTCAAAAAGATTTACTTGGTAAAGCACAACAAAATGTAGAATTAGCTCAAGCAACTTTAGATTTAGCTATTCCTATATTTGAAGAAAAATTAGATTTAGTAGATTCTTTAGGTAACTTTGGTGACACTAGACACTGTGGTTTAACTAATGATGGTGTATGGGATGTTTATAATGGTGATGTAAGAATCAAAAGTAAAGATGGTTCTAAAATTGAATATGAATATAATAACCTCGGATACTTAGATGTTGTTGCAGAACATGTAAAACCATACTCCTGGTTAAAATTCCCTTATATCAAAGAATTAGGTTATCCTGATGGTATTTACAGAGTAGCTCCATTATCAAGAATTAATGTAGCTGACAAAATGCCTGATGCTGCACCACTCGCTCAAGACAGATTTAAAGAATTCCATGACAAATTTGGCTATGCTCAAGCACCGTTACTCTTCCACTGGGCAAGATTAATAGAAATTTTAGCTTCAGCTGAATCTGCTGTTGACCACTTAGAAGGTGACTTATCTGCTCAAAAATTCCCAGATGCTATTGAAAGAGTAGCTGGTGAAGGTGCAGGTATTGTAGAAGCTCCTCGTGGAACTTTAATACACCATTATAAAACTGATGATGATGGTTTAATGACTAATGTTAACATTGTAGTTGCAACCATCCAAAATAACCCAGCAATGGAAATGGGTATTCAAAAAGTAGCTAAAGACTACATAAAACCTGGTGTTGAAGTAGATGACAGTATTTTCAACTTAATGGAAATGGTTATTAGAGCTTACGACCCATGTTTATCTTGTGCTACTCACTCAATGGATAGTCAAATGAGATTAGCTACTATAGAAGTTTATGATAGTGAAGGCAATTTAATTAACAAAATCTAAGGGGTGTAACATATGATCGTAGTCAATCAAGAAGACTGCATCAAGTGTGGAGCATGTGAAGGAACCTGCCCATCTGCAGCTATCGAATTAGAGGACCAAAAAGTCGTCTACTGTGATATCTGTGGTGGAGAACCTAAATGTGTCGAAGCTTGCCCACAAGGTGCACTCAGTGTGGATGAATTACTCATTAATGAGAATGGAGACACCCAAGCAAGAATTGTTTTCAATCCAGCTAAATGTAATGAATGTGGAGATTGTGTAGAAATATGCCCTCCTCAAACATTAAAACTCTGTGATTGTGAAGGAGCTTTAAATTTACAAGGTTTTTGTGTAATGTGTCAAAAATGTGTAGACATTTGTCCTGTTGAAGTAATTGGAATTCCAGGAATTAAAGAACCTAAAACTCGTGAAATTGAAATTACTGAGCCTATCTTTATTAAAGATTGTGTTGGTTGTGGAACTTGTGTTCCAGAATGTCCTGTTGATGCTATTACACTTCCAGAAGTTGGTGGAGTAATAGATATTGATGAAGATACTTGTATTAAGTGTGGAATTTGTTCTCAAACTTGTCCATGGGATGCAGTATTTATATCAAAGAAAAGACCTGAAAAACGTTCTAAAGAAATTAAATCATTTACTGTAAATGAAGATACTTGTATTGGTTGTAATACTTGTGTTGATGTTTGTCCAGGAAATTTCATTGAAACTAAATCTAATTTAACAGTAGATCTTCCTGATGTTTGTGCTGCTTGTAGTTTATGTGAAAAACTCTGTCCAGTTGATGCTATTAGTTTAGATGTCGAATGGGGAGATGCTAAGCCTGCAAACGAGGAAGGAGTTGTTAACAATCCTGAAAAATGTGATTTCTTAGGACCTTGTGCTGTTTCTTGTCCTTCTGAAGCTATTCGTGTAGTCAGAAAAGACGGTGTACAAATTCCTGGGGAAATACAAACTAACAAAGAACCATCATTCAATATGTGTGTTAGATGTGGTGCATGTGCTGCAAAATGTCCTGAAGGGGCTCTAACTTTAGCACCTATTGATAAAGTAAGTAATGGTGAAATTGTTCAAAGAAACAGAATTGTTTTCAATCCATCTAAATGTAATCAGTGTGGAGATTGTATCGATGTTTGTCCATATGATATGTTGAAACTTAAAGATGAAGGTAATTTACCTCTCGTTGGTTTCTGTACTTTATGTGAACAATGTATCGAGGCATGTCCTAAAGATGCAATGGAATTTAAATAAACAAAAAGAGATTTTTTAAAATTAGGTGGTTTATCCATCTAATCTTTTTACTATTTTTTAATATATTTCTATTTTTAATATAGTTATATTCTATATTTTTATACAGTTTTTATATTCTATATTTGTTTCAGTTGTATAGTTGTTTCAATTTTATATAGTTATTAGTTTTATAATTACTCATTTTAGCTTTATAAGTTATTCTAACATTATATACTTATTTTAGTATTATATACTTATTTTAACATTATTTATTCTAGTATCATTATATTAATATTATTTATTTTAGTACTATACGATTATTTTAACTTTATTTATTCATTATTATTTAATTATTTTTTAGCTTTTTTTCTTTTATTATACAAAATATATCCAATAACTCCTACAACTCCAATTATTACAACTATCTCTTCTAAAAATGAGATTTGATTAGATATATCTCTATAAATAGTTCCAAATTGCCATCCTAAAAATCCAAGAACAGTTGCTCTTACTAAGCCTCCTAAAAAGGTTATTAGAATATATTTTTTTAAATCATACCTGATTATTCCACAAAATGCACTTATTGCAACACTTGGAACTATTGGAATTGCACGTATTCCAAATAATATTATTTCATCTTTATTTTGATTTTGAAGTTTTTCATCAGTCTTTTCTATATCTTCCCATCTAATAGCTAGATATTTTCCCCATTTATTTATAAAAGGTTTTCCAATATAGTAACAAAGACCATATATAAACAAGGATCCTATTGTCATTCCAAGAGCTGCAGGGATCGATATATTCAAAATAAGATTTGTGATTGAATTTAACCCAATTGCTTGCCCTTCTAATATAAAAAAACTGCTTCCTAAAATAATTATGGTTGAGGGAATTGGAGCTATTATTTCTTCAATTATACATCCAAGAAATACTCCTATTGCTCCGTATTCAATAAAAAAAGATTGTAATTGTATAGTTACTGCTTCTAACATAATATTCCATTTTTATATTTTAATTTTTCTATGTTTTTAATTAATATTAATTTAGTATTGTTTTAATATTATTTTAAGGTTGATCTATTTTTAATTTATTTTTTTATTTTCAATTTTTTCTTAAGTTTCTTCTATAATTAATTTATGTTCTTCTAATTCTAAACGAATAAATTTACCATAAACAATTTTTTTTTCATTTAATATATCGACCATGGTTATTTTTTCATCTTCAATGTCAACAACCATTACATCTTCCATTATTAATTCTCCATCACTATTATAAATATTGGATTCACACATAATTATAACCTCTATTATCAATTAATCTATAATAATTATTAAATGAATTTTTTATTATTTTAATCATAAACATACTTAACTCGATTGTCAGATTCCAAGTATATATTACTATTACTATTACTATTACTATTACTATTAGTAATGCTATTACTACCATTATAACCATATTCAATATTATCTTTATTCATTATAATTTTTCCATTACAGATAGTCATAGTAGCTATTCCTTTATAATTAAAATTTTCAAATGGACTATACTTTGCTTTTGTATAAAAATTATCAATATTAAACTTTCCTTCTTCTTTTAAATCTATTATTACTAGATCTGCATCATACCCTACTTCTATCTTTCCTTTATTCTCAATACCAAATCTTTTTGCAGGGGTTTCTGACATTAATTTAGGTATCATTTTTAAGTCAATATTACCTCTATTTACTTCTGTCAATAAAAGTGGAAGTACTGTTTCTAAATTTGGGATTCCTGGGCTTGAATCCCAGACTCCCATTTGTTTTTCATCTATTCTGTGTGGAGCATGGTCAGTTCCAATCATATTTATGTCTATTAGTGATTTTATTGTTAAATTTTCTCCTTTTTCTCTTAAAGGAGGATTAGTTTTAACAAGGGTTCCAAATCTATCAAAAGAGCTATTATCAAGAAGTAAATGATGAGGGGTTATTTCAGTTGTAATTTCTATATTAGAATTATTCATTGATTTTAACTTTAATGATTTTAAGTATTCTAATGATTTTTTTGCACTTAAATGACAAATATGTATTGATAAACCATATTTTTGAGCTAAATCAACTGCATATTTAACAGATAAATATTCTGATTCAGAATTTCGAGCATAACTATAATCTATAGCTGTACTTCCCCTAGTACATTCTAAATTTTTAATTCTTTTTGTATTTTCTTCAATATTAGCTCTATTTTCGCAATGGAGTGTAATTGGGATTTTTTTTGTTTTATTAACTGTAGAAATATCTTCAAACATCTTCTTAATTTCAAAATCATCATATAAATCCATAAAAATTTTAAAAGATGCAGGATTTAAGTTAGCTATTTTTTTAATCTCATTTAGGTTATTTAATCCACTGTGAAGTCCAAAATTAATAATACTCTTATTTTCTCCTATTTTTTTCTTTTTTTTAAATTCTTTCACAGTATTTGTAGGAGGAATTGTATTTGGCATGTCTAGTATTGTTGTAAATCCTCCATGAGCTGCTGCAAAGCTACCAGTTTTAAAACTTTCTTTATAAGTTAAACCAGGGTCTCTAAAATGAACATGTGGGTCAATAAGTCCTGGAAGAATAATTTTCCCATTTATATCCACTTCTGCATCGGTTTTTAAAGGTTGTCTTGATATTTCAGATATTTTTCCATTATCTATACCAATGTAATGATTTTCTAAACTTTCTATAAGTTTACAGTTTTTAAGTACTAAATCATTCATTTTTTCACAAATATTATTTATTATAAATTTTGTTAATATAAATTAAAAATTATATTTTCATATTTTAGAAACTATATCTTCATATTAATTAGAAACTATATCTTTATATTAATTAGAAGTTATATTTTCAGATTCACCAGATTCATTATTTAATAATAAAATTTTTCATATTATTCTTAATTATTTTATTTATTTTAATAATTTATATTTTTATCCTTAGATTTTTATTTTATTTTATTTTATCTTTAGATTTTTATTTTATAATGTTGAAAATATTTTGTCAATAATAGACCTACTAGAAATATGAAATACTTTACTAATAATTAATATAGGGAATATTTTATTAATAATAGATTTATCAATAATTTAGAAATATATTAGTAAAATAGTTATAATTAAAAAAATAAAATAAAAATATGCCTTCATATGAACTAGAAACATTAGAAGAATTTATAAAAAAAATAATCAAAAGAGATAGAAAAATCTTTTTTAATGATTACAAAGATTCTATTAAGTTATCAAGTCATAATGATAAATCAAATAGCAATGATGATATAAATATTTCTAATTCATCAAAAATTCAGTTAATAGCTGATTTTACAGAGTATAACCCTCTTCATAATGGGCATTATCATTGTATGAAAGTAGCTAAAGAAAAAATTCCAAATGGACTATTTGTAGCTATTGTTCCTGGCTTATTTGAACGAAGTGGAAGAGGAATCCCTTTTATTATGACTCGTCAAGCTAGAGCAAAGACAGCTATAAATGCTGGTGCTGATATTGTTGTTGAAGGTCCTCCTATGGGAATAATGGGCTCTGGACAATATTCGCTATGCCTAGCTAAAACTTTCAAAGCATTAAATACAGACTTTATTCCAAGAGGATATCGTCCTTTTGATGGTTATGATATTATTCTTGATAGGATAAATTTAGGGCACTGTGTTGCTCCAAAACCATATAAAATTATTGATATGGATACTAATGAGGTTCTTTATGAAGGCAAACTTGAAGAAGACAATTATGTTATTGCATCACTTTCAAAGTCATTAAAACGAATAGGATTTAACTTTAAAAATAAATTTTTATTTGTAAAACGTGTTAAGGGAGTAAGTGGAACTTTAATCCGCGAAGCTACTATGAAAGGAGATTTTTCAAAAGTAACTATTATGATGCCTTCTTCCACAATAGATATATTAAATGAGGAAATAAAGAATAATAGGGCTCCATTACATATGTCTCGTGATATTGATTCAATCCTTGATTCTGCTAATAATCTTTCTTTTAGTGAATTATTAGACTTAAATTTAATGGATAATAAAACAGCTAAAAAAATAGTCGATTCAAGGGAAAATAAAGATTTTAAATCAATTGATGAAATTCAAAATTGTATATCCTATGGATTTTCTACTCACTTCAACCATAGGGTTTTAAGTGTATTAGAAACTAAAATAAATAAGGATATAATTTATGATTATATTGATAACTATCCTTCTAAAATAAGAGTTTTAGATTATAAAAATGAAAGTGTTTTAGAAGACTTTAAAGAAAAAATTAATGAAAATAACAGGAGAATCGAATTATGGCAATAAAAAATGGCGATTTTATTAAATTAGAATTTACTGGTAAAATTAAAGAAACTGGAGAGGTTTTTGATACTACTAATGAAGAAATAGCTAAAGAAACAGGAATTCTTGTTGAGAATAAAGAATATGGTCCAATACCTATTATTGTTGGAGGAAATCACTTACTTAAAGCTATTGATGAGGCTGTTATTGGTTTAGATGTAGGTGAATCAAAAGAAATCGAAGTTTCTCCTGCTGATGGTTTTGGAGAAAGGGATTCTAACTTAATTCAATTAATTCCTATGAAAGAATTTAAAAAACAAGGCATGACTCCTCATGTTGGAATGGAATTAACTTCTGAAGGTCATAAAGGTAGAGTTTTAACTGTTAGTGGAGGAAGAGTTAAAGTAGACTTCAACCATGATTTAGCTGGTAAAAATCTTGAATACAGTATTGTTATTTCTGACATAATTGAAGATGATGAAGAAAAAATTAAAAGTATGATTCAACTTCATTATTCTTATCCAAATATGGATCTTGATAAAACTGAAATTAAAATTGATGGAGATAAAGTTAGTATAAAATTAGATGAAATTACTAGATTTGATCAAAAATCATACATGGATGTTACTTTTGCAAGATTCAGAATCTCTAAAGATATTTGGGATAACATGGATTATGAAAAAGTAGAATTCGTTGATGAATTTGAAAAGAAAGTAGAAGAAGGTGAAGATCAATCTTCTGAAGAAAATAATGAAAGTGAAGAATGATTAATTTTATTAGAATAATCTATTTTATTTTTTAATTATTATTCTAATATTATTTAATTATTATTTTATTGCTCTATTATTTTTTTATTATTTAATTATTGTATTATTATTCAGTTTATTTTTAATATTTTTATTATTTTATCATATTTTTATAATTGTTATCTTTTCCAATATTTAATTAAATATTAAATATAGTCAAATAATAAAAATAATTAGACAATTATAAGCTAAAATAATGAGTTTATAGCATCTAAAATATTTGGGTATTGACTATGTAATGTTAATAGGTATACTACGTATATTACAACAATTATTATCAACAAAATTAATATTACTGTTAATATAGTTTCTGCTGAAGAAAAAGGTTTTTTCTCCTCTTTTTTATAATGAATATTTCTTCTATGAAGTGAAGAAGGAGTATATTCTGTGTTAATGTCTTTTTGAGGATTATTTGCATTTGTTTTCCTTAAATTTTCCATTATAGGAACATTTCTATTTTTTGCATCATTTTCTTCGAAATTGTCCTCTTTTTCCTTTGGTTCTTCTTGAATGAATGGTTCTTTAGTAATTGAACCATGTTCTGCTTCATCCATAGCTAATTGTTCAGTTAAAGATAATTCTCTTTGAGATTGAGGTTCAAATTGTTCATTTTGTAGGTTAACTGTATTTCCATTGTTTATGTTAGCTTTATTGTTTAAATTAGCTTCATTGTTTATGTTAATTTCAGTTTGAGGTTTTTCATCAAAATAGAGATCATCTAAATATTTTTCATATTTATCTTCAACTTCATTGTTAGGGGTTATAGGCTTATTCTCATGAGTATCATTGTATAATCTATCATCACTATATAGATCATCATGACCATCATATGATCTAGAAGGTTTTTCTGGTATTGAATCATTTATAGAGTTTTGTTCTCCTGTTTGTACTCTTTCTTGCACTGGAAGTATCTCTGGTTCATTGGGAATTTGGTTATTTTCATTGTTAAAATTGTTTTTTTGTTGATCATTTTTGGCACTACTTTTATTACTAGCTATACTAGTTAATTCTGGACCTATAAGTTCACTCATACATTCTTCACAATAATTTTTTCCAGCAATATTTATTGTACAGTCTTCACATAACTCTTTCCCACAGAATTGACAGTTAGCTACAGAATCTCTATTGGGATGTTTTTCACAACTCATGGTTATACCTTTGTTGATTTTTATAAAATTTTAAATTTAGTCCTTAAATATTATATAAGTAATATTATTTATATAAGTAATATTTAGATATTTACTTAATATTATGATATTTACTAATTTTTAAAGCATTGTATTATGATTGTTCTACTTATTATTTATATTTAATGTTTTTTAACTATTTTTAGCTATGATTTTTTAATATAATTTTTTTAGTTTATATATTAGTAATTAATTTAAGAATTAATTTAAGAATTAATAAAAATGAAAAAATTATATTAAGAATTAATAAAAAAATTAAATAAAAACCAAAATAAAGATAAAAATAAAATCTAAAAATAAAGTTTAAAATCAAATAACCAATAAATAATCAATAAATAACAAATAAAGAACTAATAATTAATAGAAAACTGATAAGAAAGTAATAATAATTTATTAGTATTAATAATATTATTAACACTATTTATATTACTATGATTATTGGCATTTTATTATTTTATTATCATATTATTATGTCATTAGTATTATTACCCTTATTATTCTTAGTTTTATTCAGTGTATAATCATTCTTTGGACTTGGGCCAGGTTAATATTTTTGGAATTTTAGTTTTTTTGTATTGGGTTTTAATCAATTCAGGCCAATTATTTTCATCAAAACCTTTTTGAGCTAAAAATCCAAATAACCAACGAGTTAAACCTAAACCAGTACATCCAGTCCAAAGTGTATGTTTGTGTGCTTCTCTAATAGAAAATCCTTCAGTAAAATGAGTTCCATGAACATTAGCAGAA
This genomic interval carries:
- the sufC gene encoding Fe-S cluster assembly ATPase SufC, producing MLLEITDLAVEVNGRRVLKDIDLTIKEGETHVLLGPNGSGKSTLFMSILGFPKYKIVNGSILFKGEDITNLNTTERVKRGIGVSFQNPPAIRGVNLKDLLKVESGQDIKDENLTPEMQLLADKLKFDEDFLERDVNLGFSGGEVKRSEILQLLAQKPDFTMFDEPDSGVDIENVELLAEEINVLLDKDKKPGQRMRSGLLITHLGYILNFVGADMAHVLMDGKIACSGNPNEILHDIRKEGFKGCVECAKCITKS
- a CDS encoding hydrogenase iron-sulfur subunit — its product is MAEDDVKIVMFCCNWCSYGGADTAGTARMQYPPNIRVIRVMCSGRIEPQFILKAFREGADGVIVAGCHHGDCHYDAGNYKLDRRMRLVYKLAEDMGIGKERIYHDWISASEGEKFAETVKMMVNRIKELGPAPLKEQLDAEA
- the mvhG gene encoding F420-non-reducing hydrogenase subunit MvhG, with the protein product MAEKAKIGTMWLGGCSGCHLSIADFHESLLDVLELADFEFSPVLMDTKYDEIPEMDVLIVEGGIRNEENRELAEELREKAKFVICYGTCSTYGGIPGLGNLYTVEELEKEAYINSPSTPNEEGIIPNEDVPALESRLRPLGEVIDVDLIVPGCPPRSDVVAEAVLSLLRGETVELPTTNLCEVCPREKPPEGLSMDFIKRQFEIGKPEDDLCLIPQGLICMGPATVSLCGAECPSIAIQCRGCYGPTAKVKDQGAKMISAIASDYGVEEDKTIDPEQVADQLDDIVGTFYTYTLPAALIPAKMQNGGK
- a CDS encoding Ni/Fe hydrogenase subunit alpha: MVKLTMEPVTRIEGHAKITVQLDDAGNVQDTRLHVMEFRGFEKFMQGRPVEEAPRIVPRICGICDVQHHLAAAKAADQCYGFEDNDILPAAYKMRELMNWGSFMHSHALHFYFLAAPDLVIPDGNRKTRNVFQIIKDMPDVALQAIQMRKNGLDIVKAVGGRPIHPTSSTPGGISTELDAETQKDLLGKAQQNVELAQATLDLAIPIFEEKLDLVDSLGNFGDTRHCGLTNDGVWDVYNGDVRIKSKDGSKIEYEYNNLGYLDVVAEHVKPYSWLKFPYIKELGYPDGIYRVAPLSRINVADKMPDAAPLAQDRFKEFHDKFGYAQAPLLFHWARLIEILASAESAVDHLEGDLSAQKFPDAIERVAGEGAGIVEAPRGTLIHHYKTDDDGLMTNVNIVVATIQNNPAMEMGIQKVAKDYIKPGVEVDDSIFNLMEMVIRAYDPCLSCATHSMDSQMRLATIEVYDSEGNLINKI
- a CDS encoding 4Fe-4S binding protein, whose translation is MIVVNQEDCIKCGACEGTCPSAAIELEDQKVVYCDICGGEPKCVEACPQGALSVDELLINENGDTQARIVFNPAKCNECGDCVEICPPQTLKLCDCEGALNLQGFCVMCQKCVDICPVEVIGIPGIKEPKTREIEITEPIFIKDCVGCGTCVPECPVDAITLPEVGGVIDIDEDTCIKCGICSQTCPWDAVFISKKRPEKRSKEIKSFTVNEDTCIGCNTCVDVCPGNFIETKSNLTVDLPDVCAACSLCEKLCPVDAISLDVEWGDAKPANEEGVVNNPEKCDFLGPCAVSCPSEAIRVVRKDGVQIPGEIQTNKEPSFNMCVRCGACAAKCPEGALTLAPIDKVSNGEIVQRNRIVFNPSKCNQCGDCIDVCPYDMLKLKDEGNLPLVGFCTLCEQCIEACPKDAMEFK
- a CDS encoding DedA family protein; this encodes MLEAVTIQLQSFFIEYGAIGVFLGCIIEEIIAPIPSTIIILGSSFFILEGQAIGLNSITNLILNISIPAALGMTIGSLFIYGLCYYIGKPFINKWGKYLAIRWEDIEKTDEKLQNQNKDEIILFGIRAIPIVPSVAISAFCGIIRYDLKKYILITFLGGLVRATVLGFLGWQFGTIYRDISNQISFLEEIVVIIGVVGVIGYILYNKRKKAKK
- a CDS encoding CooT family nickel-binding protein; translated protein: MCESNIYNSDGELIMEDVMVVDIEDEKITMVDILNEKKIVYGKFIRLELEEHKLIIEET
- the pyrC gene encoding dihydroorotase, with amino-acid sequence MNDLVLKNCKLIESLENHYIGIDNGKISEISRQPLKTDAEVDINGKIILPGLIDPHVHFRDPGLTYKESFKTGSFAAAHGGFTTILDMPNTIPPTNTVKEFKKKKKIGENKSIINFGLHSGLNNLNEIKKIANLNPASFKIFMDLYDDFEIKKMFEDISTVNKTKKIPITLHCENRANIEENTKRIKNLECTRGSTAIDYSYARNSESEYLSVKYAVDLAQKYGLSIHICHLSAKKSLEYLKSLKLKSMNNSNIEITTEITPHHLLLDNSSFDRFGTLVKTNPPLREKGENLTIKSLIDINMIGTDHAPHRIDEKQMGVWDSSPGIPNLETVLPLLLTEVNRGNIDLKMIPKLMSETPAKRFGIENKGKIEVGYDADLVIIDLKEEGKFNIDNFYTKAKYSPFENFNYKGIATMTICNGKIIMNKDNIEYGYNGSNSITNSNSNSNSNSNIYLESDNRVKYVYD